A window of Microbacterium luteolum contains these coding sequences:
- a CDS encoding polysaccharide biosynthesis tyrosine autokinase, with the protein MEFRDYVRVLRRQIVLIVAGAVIGLSTGALVAMLTPQRFEASAEVMVTVQVGDTATPAERALATSYAMQTVGTYRAILTSTLVLAPVIEDLDLPTTPAGLAGRIQTSAALNSAIITISVEHGNPGQAARIANAVTESFTSVVTETLEKREQQTAYSVRLVTLQAAQVPTTAVAPNMQLSLTLGGIIGLAAGIGIALLRATLDQRVRTASDVEAAVAAPVLGQIPLDPDTSEHPLAVSAAPHGARAEAFRALRTNVRFLFTEGQGVFVITSSGPGEGKSTTAGNLALAFADAGHRVALIDGDLRLPRVAEYFGIEGGIGLSDVLAGRVDLNDVIQPWGRSALFLLPSGTVPPNPAELLGSRAMAQLVEALRDAFDVVIIDAPPLLLVTDAAVIARVATGAILVAASGATHATRLADAAKSIEAVDARVLGTVVTKVPVRGGDKNPYGMEVERVSR; encoded by the coding sequence ATGGAGTTCCGCGACTACGTCCGCGTCCTGCGAAGGCAGATCGTGCTGATCGTCGCCGGGGCCGTCATCGGGCTCTCCACCGGCGCGCTCGTCGCGATGCTCACCCCGCAGCGGTTCGAAGCCTCGGCCGAGGTCATGGTCACGGTGCAGGTCGGCGACACGGCGACGCCGGCCGAGCGGGCGCTCGCCACCAGCTACGCGATGCAGACCGTCGGAACCTACCGGGCGATCCTCACCAGCACGCTGGTGCTCGCGCCGGTGATCGAGGACCTCGATCTCCCCACCACACCGGCCGGCCTCGCGGGACGCATCCAGACGAGCGCCGCGCTCAACAGCGCGATCATCACGATCAGCGTCGAACACGGCAACCCGGGCCAGGCCGCCCGCATCGCGAACGCGGTCACCGAGAGCTTCACGAGCGTCGTCACCGAGACGCTCGAGAAGCGCGAGCAGCAGACCGCGTACTCCGTGCGTCTCGTCACGCTCCAGGCCGCGCAGGTCCCGACCACGGCGGTCGCACCGAACATGCAGCTCTCGCTCACGCTCGGCGGGATCATCGGCCTCGCCGCCGGCATCGGGATCGCACTCCTCCGTGCGACGCTCGACCAGCGGGTGCGCACGGCATCCGACGTCGAGGCTGCGGTCGCCGCGCCCGTGCTCGGGCAGATCCCCCTGGATCCCGACACCTCCGAGCACCCTCTCGCGGTCAGCGCCGCGCCGCACGGTGCCAGAGCAGAGGCGTTCCGCGCCCTGCGCACCAACGTGCGCTTCCTCTTCACCGAGGGCCAGGGCGTGTTCGTGATCACGAGCTCCGGCCCCGGAGAGGGCAAGTCGACGACGGCCGGCAACCTGGCCCTCGCGTTCGCCGATGCCGGCCACCGCGTCGCCCTGATCGACGGCGACCTCCGCCTCCCGCGCGTCGCCGAGTACTTCGGCATCGAGGGCGGGATCGGCCTCAGCGACGTGCTCGCCGGGCGCGTCGACCTGAACGACGTGATCCAGCCCTGGGGGCGCAGCGCGCTCTTCCTCCTTCCCTCGGGCACCGTTCCGCCGAATCCGGCCGAGCTCCTCGGCTCCCGTGCGATGGCGCAGCTCGTCGAGGCGCTCAGGGACGCATTCGACGTCGTGATCATCGACGCGCCCCCGCTGCTTCTCGTGACGGATGCCGCCGTGATCGCCCGCGTGGCGACCGGCGCCATCCTCGTCGCCGCTTCCGGCGCGACGCACGCCACCCGCCTTGCCGACGCGGCGAAGAGCATCGAAGCCGTCGACGCCCGCGTGCTCGGAACCGTCGTCACGAAGGTGCCGGTCCGCGGCGGCGACAAGAATCCGTACGGCATGGAGGTCGAGCGAGTCAGCCGCTGA
- a CDS encoding polysaccharide biosynthesis tyrosine autokinase, giving the protein MELRDYVRILHRNWILILILLILGLAAGAGYAALQQPKYVASTQLYVSVHTEGAATGDLVQGTTFARQMVTSYVDVVSTALVLEPVIDELGLDDSVAGLSDRVTATTPLNTVLIDITVTDGDAEQAADIANTVASSFQDAVQETLEQPAVEGAVSPVQITVTEPAVTPTQPTSPNVRMLIILGGIIGLAVGIAIATLRTVLDNRIHTLHDIEALTDRPVLGGIAYDPEATKRPLIVHADPRSPRAESFRSLRTNLQFLNVDAGPRIFVISSAGPGEGKSTTTANLAIALAETGARVALVDGDLRLPRVADYMDIEGSVGLTDVLIGRIDVADALQKWGTNDLFVLPSGQVPPNPSEMLGSAAMDQVLAPLGEYFDYVLIDAPPLLLVTDAAVVGSKTRGVIIAAASGKTKKQELEGALRSLETAGVNLLGVVVTMLPTKGPDSYGYGAYTYGATHTEDAPAKKRKRAKA; this is encoded by the coding sequence GTGGAACTTCGCGACTATGTGCGTATCCTGCACCGCAATTGGATCCTGATCCTCATACTGCTGATCCTCGGCCTCGCCGCGGGTGCCGGATACGCGGCGCTGCAGCAGCCCAAGTACGTGGCCTCCACGCAGCTGTACGTCTCTGTCCACACCGAAGGCGCCGCGACCGGTGACCTCGTGCAGGGCACCACCTTCGCCCGCCAGATGGTGACCAGCTACGTCGACGTCGTCAGCACGGCGCTCGTGCTCGAACCCGTCATCGACGAACTCGGCCTCGACGACAGCGTGGCGGGGCTCAGCGACCGCGTGACGGCCACGACCCCGCTGAACACCGTGCTGATCGACATCACCGTCACCGACGGCGATGCCGAGCAGGCCGCGGACATCGCCAACACGGTCGCGTCGAGCTTCCAGGACGCGGTCCAGGAGACGCTCGAGCAGCCCGCGGTCGAGGGCGCCGTGAGCCCCGTGCAGATCACCGTGACCGAGCCGGCCGTCACCCCGACACAGCCGACCAGCCCCAACGTGCGGATGCTCATCATCCTCGGCGGCATCATCGGCCTGGCGGTGGGCATCGCGATCGCGACACTGCGCACCGTGCTCGACAACCGCATCCACACGCTCCACGACATCGAGGCGCTCACCGACCGTCCGGTGCTCGGCGGCATCGCCTACGACCCGGAGGCGACCAAGCGTCCGCTGATCGTGCACGCCGATCCGCGCAGCCCCCGCGCCGAGTCGTTCCGCAGCCTTCGCACCAACCTGCAGTTCCTGAACGTCGACGCGGGGCCGCGGATCTTCGTGATCTCCAGCGCCGGCCCCGGCGAGGGCAAGTCGACGACGACCGCGAACCTCGCGATCGCCCTCGCCGAGACCGGCGCACGCGTCGCGCTCGTCGACGGCGACCTGCGGCTGCCGCGCGTGGCGGACTACATGGACATCGAAGGCAGCGTCGGCCTCACCGACGTGCTCATCGGGCGCATCGACGTGGCCGACGCCCTGCAGAAGTGGGGCACCAACGACCTGTTCGTGCTGCCGAGCGGACAGGTGCCGCCCAACCCGAGCGAGATGCTGGGCTCCGCCGCCATGGACCAGGTGCTGGCGCCGCTCGGCGAGTACTTCGACTACGTGCTCATCGACGCGCCGCCGCTCCTCCTCGTCACAGATGCCGCGGTCGTCGGCAGCAAGACGCGCGGCGTCATCATCGCCGCAGCGTCCGGCAAGACGAAGAAGCAGGAGCTCGAGGGCGCCTTGCGCTCGCTCGAGACCGCCGGCGTGAATCTGCTGGGCGTGGTCGTCACGATGCTGCCGACCAAGGGTCCCGACAGCTACGGCTACGGCGCGTACACCTATGGCGCGACCCACACCGAGGACGCGCCCGCGAAGAAGCGCAAGCGCGCCAAGGCCTGA